A window of Gambusia affinis linkage group LG03, SWU_Gaff_1.0, whole genome shotgun sequence contains these coding sequences:
- the si:dkey-1k23.3 gene encoding heat shock protein beta-1 — translation MSCGEYNRVGPLYPLRKWVSTQDVGLPPFLETGDSHWIKKGLAAWSWPGCLLAPLFVPYISEPMPHSGQKVSKWRVSMDLSHFSPSEISVSVRDGFLEVGGKHEERPDEHGFISRCFTRKYRLPDQVNVTKLESSLSVDGFLTVEAPLPEASAPAAIIIPIKVEAEGNGEPEIKQEDQQEESQLEACSDQVQPSSTTAGLEQGDKETKEKPAGQSHSSLPEEDKCLESIQKSSEHHKVPESQESLGTSNLLEHKEPAVEEEIQVKAEGAEELAVPEEQELGSAPLSDVQSQELETANIQQQHAD, via the exons ATGTCCTGTGGGGAGTATAACAGGGTTGGCCCTCTATACCCTCTGAGAAAATGGGTTTCTACTCAGGATGTTGGCCTGCCACCTTTCCTGGAGACTGGGGATTCTCATTGGATCAAGAAGGGCTTGGCAGCCTGGTCCTGGCCGGGTTGCTTACTGGCGCCTCTGTTTGTGCCCTACATCTCCGAGCCGATGCCTCATTCCGGTCAGAAGGTTAGCAAGTGGAGGGTCAGCATGGATTTGTCTCACTTTTCCCCCTCGGAGATCTCCGTCAGTGTCAGGGATGGATTCCTGGAAGTTGGAG GGAAACATGAGGAGAGGCCTGACGAGCATGGATTTATCTCCAGatgttttacaagaaaatacaG GCTTCCAGATCAAGTGAACGTTACCAAACTTGAGTCCTCGCTCTCCGTTGATGGTTTCCTGACTGTAGAAGCTCCACTTCCTGAAGCCTCAGCTCCTGCTGCCATCATCATCCCAATAAAG GTGGAAGCTGAGGGCAATGGAGagccagaaataaaacaagaagatcAGCAGGAAGAATCTCAATTAGAGGCCTGCAGTGATCAGGTCCAGCCCAGCAGCACCACAGCTGGCCTGGAGCAGGGAGACAAGGAAACCAAAGAAAAGCCAGCTGGACAGTCCCATTCTTCACTGCCTGAGGAAGATAAATGCTTAGAGAGCATCCAAAAGTCTTCTGAGCACCACAAAGTCCCAGAAAGCCAAGAAAGCCTGGGTACATCCAACCTACTGGAACACAAAGAGCCAGCCGTGGAAGAAGAGATCCAGGTGAAGGCAGAGGGAGCCGAGGAGCTCGCTGTGCCTGAGGAGCAGGAGCTGGGATCAGCTCCACTGAGTGACGTCCAAAGCCAGGAGCTGGAGACTGCTAACATACAGCAACAGCACGCCGACTAA
- the hspb8 gene encoding heat shock protein beta-8: MAEGDFYTMGNRQRFPRDPFGESPFRDQSPFRDQLASRFMEDEFGMPPFPDDLGMDWPGWARPGRLSTRLGPSPFGGGLRTGFPTRHSTGGPALYTTRYGEPSPRSSPTTTGGEPWKVCVNVHSFKPEELNVKTRDGFVEVSGKHEEKQEEGGIVTKNFTKKIQIPTDVDPLTVFASLSPEGVLIIEARQTPPYYLFSSEDSTGGEIQEVEAPKPQETPAV, from the exons ATGGCAGAAGGTGACTTTTACACGATGGGAAACCGGCAGCGGTTTCCTAGAGACCCGTTTGGAGAATCGCCGTTCCGGGATCAGTCGCCGTTCCGGGATCAGCTCGCATCCCGGTTCATGGAGGATGAATTCGGGATGCCGCCTTTCCCCGACGACCTCGGGATGGACTGGCCCGGTTGGGCTCGGCCCGGCCGGCTGAGCACGCGCCTCGGCCCGTCGCCCTTTGGCGGCGGTTTACGCACAGGGTTCCCCACGCGTCATTCCACGGGAGGCCCCGCACTTTACACCACCAGGTACGGCGAGCCGTCCCCACGCAGCTCCCCCACGACCACAGGTGGCGAGCCCTGGAAGGTGTGCGTGAACGTCCACAGCTTCAAGCCAGAGGAGTTAAACGTTAAGACCAGAGACGGTTTTGTAGAGGTCTCAG gaaaacatgaagagaaacAGGAGGAAGGAGGGATTGTGACAAAGAATTTCACAAAGAAGATACA GATCCCCACCGATGTGGACCCCCTGACAGTCTTCGCTTCCTTGTCGCCTGAGGGTGTCCTCATCATCGAGGCTCGGCAGACTCCACCGTACTACCTCTTTAGCAGCGAAGACTCCACAGGAGGGGAAATTCAGGAAGTCGAGGCTCCTAAACCCCAAGAGACCCCAGCAGTCTAA